Part of the Halomarina litorea genome is shown below.
CTCCGCCTGCCGGACCGTAGGGGTGGCGTCCGCGTCGCGGGGCGTGGTCGTCACGACACCCCGTAGAACGTCGACCGGCATGAGTGGTCGGGGTGAGCGCGGTCGCTCGGTGAGGCGAAAAAATCGGAGAAATCGGGAGCGGTCTCAGTCGTCGGCGGGTGCCGCGCCGCCCTCCTCGTCGTACTGCTGGCGGGTCAGCGACAGCTTGCCGCCGGCGGCGAGGATGCGGCGCTCGCGCTCGGAGGCCTCCAGCCGGCCGGTGGCCTCCCAGTCGTCGTTGACGCGGAAGGTGAACTCCTCCTGGCCGGACTCGACGGCCTCGCTCACGTCGTCGACGATCTCGATGTCGTCGCCCTGCTCGAAGCGCTCGTAGGTCTCCTCGTCGATGACGAGGGGGAGCAGGCCGAAGTTGAAGAGGTTCGCCTTGTGGATGCGGGCGAAGCTCTGGGCGAAGACGCCCTGAATGCCGAGGTACATCGGACACAGGGCGGCGTGCTCACGCGAGGAGCCCTGCCCGTAGTTCTCGCCGGCGACGAGGAAGCCGCCGTCGCTCTCCAGTGCGCGCTCCGCGAACGTGTCGTCGACGCGCGAGAGCGTGAACTCGCTCAGTTTGGGGATGTTCGACCGGTACATCAGGATGTCCTGCGTGGCAGGGATGATGTGGTCGGTCGTGATGTTGTCCTCCATCTTGAGGAGGGCCGGCCCCTCGAGGTCGGACTCGAGGGAGTCCTTCAGCGGCACGTCGCCGATGTTGGGGCCCTTGACGAGGTCGTCGTCGACGGCCTCGTCGGGCGCGATGAGGTCCGCCTTCGAGCCGTCGTACTGCTCTGGCAGTTCGAGGCCGGGCGCCTCGAGGTCGCCGAGTTCGTCGGCGAGGTCGCGCGGGTCGACGATCTCGCCCTTGAGGGCGGCCGCGGTCGCGACTTCCGGCGAGCAGAGGTAGACGTTGTCGTCCTCGATGCCGGAGCGACCCTCGAAGTTGCGGTTGAACGTCCGCAGCGAGACGGAGTCGGAGGCGGGAACGTGGCCGATGCCGATGCAGGCACCGCACGTCGCCTCGGAGAAGTTGACGCCGGCCGCCATCATCTCCGCCGTCCAGCCCTCGCGGGCGAGCAGTTCGCTGGCCTGCTTGGAGCCGGGCGCGACGATCATCTCCGTCTTCTTGTTGATCTCGCGGCCCTCGAGCATCTTCGCGCCGGGGAGGATGTCCTCGTAGCCGCCGTTCGTACAGGAGCCGATGATGACCTGGTCGACGGACTGGCCGGCGACCTCGCGGACGGGCACCACGTTGTCGGGCATCGACGGCTTGGCGATGAGCGGTTCGAGGTCCGCGAGGTCGATGGTGATCTCGTCGGCGTACTCGGCGTCGTCGTCGGGCGAGAGTTCGACGTACTCGTCCTCACGGCCCTGCTTCGCGAGGTACTCCTTCGTCTTCTCGTCGGTGCCGAACAGCGAGGAGGTCGCGCCGAGTTCCGTCCCCATGTTCGTGATGGTCGTCCGCTCGGGCACGGAGAGGCTCTCCGCGCCGGGGCCGGTGTACTCGAAGATCTTGCCGACGCCGCCCTTCACGGAGAGACGACGGAGCATCTCGAGGATGACGTCCTTCGCGGTGGCCCACTCGGGCAGTTCGCCCTCGAGTCGCACGTTGACGACCTCGGGCATCTCGATGTAGTAGGGGCCGCCGCCCATCGCGACGGCGACGTCCAGCCCACCGGACCCGATGGCGAGCTGGCCGAGGCCGCCGGGCGTCGGCGTGTGGGAGTCCGAACCGAGGAGCGTCTTGCCGGGCGCGGCGAAGTTCTCCTTGTGGACGTTGTGGCAGATACCGTTGCCGGGGCGAGAGAAGTGCGCCCCGAACGTGCCGGCCGCAGAGCGGAGGAAGCGGTGGTCGTCCGTGTTCTTGAAGTCGAACTGGTAGGTCTGGTGGTCACAGTACTGCGCGGCGAGTTCCGTCTGGACCTCGTCGAGGCCGAGGGCCTCGAACTGGAGCCAGACCAGCGTGCCGGTCGTGTCCTGGGTGAGCACCTGGTCGATCTCGATGCCGATCTCCTCTCCCGTCTCGAGTTCTCCCTCGACGAGGTGGTCGGCGAGAATCTTCTCGGTGAGCGTCTGTCCCATATCGTGCGAACCTCGACTGCCCACGGATATAAATCACCCGTGTTCGGCCACGTTTGCGCTAGGATGGCCTAAAACCCCTGAATTCGGCAGTTCTGACCCTGAACAATCGTCGAATCCCCACGAACGATAACGAAGGTTCCGTCCCCGGAAAACCGCCAGACGGTGCCGCGGGCGCGTTCGGAAAGCGTCATGTGGTCGCTCCCGTCATCCTGCCCATGTTCAGAAGCGGCGCGTTCGTCGCAGAGCAGTGTTCGCCGGTGTCCGAAGACCAGGTCCAGCCCAACGGTCTCGACCTGACGCTCGACACCGTCTTCGAGCAGGTCACACCCGGTCGAATCGGCCGCGAAGGGAAAGACATCGGTGAGCGCCGCGAACTCGCTGCCGAGGACGACACCTTCACGCTCCCGTCGGGCGGGTACGTCCTCCGGTACGCCGAGACGGTCGGCATCCCCGCCGAGCACGTCGGGTTCATCTACCCCCGGTCGTCGCTCATGCGCAACTCCTGTATGCTCAACACGGCCGTCTGGGACGCGGGCTACCGGGGGCGGGGGGAGGGCCTCCTGCAGGTCCACCACCCGGTCGAACTGGAGGCAGGCGCGCGCGTCGCCCAGTTGGTCCTCGCGCGTGCGGACCACGAGGGGACCTACGAGGGGTCCTATCAGGGCGAGAACGTCGAGGAGTAGGTCCGCGGGCAGTCAGTAGGCGGTACTCGATGCGTTCGCCGACGAGTCGGCGCCCGCCTCGACGGTGTGTGTCGCGAGGACGACGGTGCCCCCGCAGCTGTTCTCCGCGACGGCCTCCACGACGGTGCCGGGTTCGAGCCCCTTCGTCCGGGCGACGTCGTCCGAGAAGTACGCCGCCCGCTGGATGTAGTTCTCGTAGCCCACACCCTCGTAGGTGAGGCGGACGACGGTGTCCTGGCCGACGGACGCGGCCTCGAAGGTCACGTTGTACGTGCCGTCGCCGGCGGGCGTCTGCCCGATGGTGCCCTCGGCGCTCGGTGCGGAGCAGTTCGTCGGCGTCTCGTAGCCGGGACCGCTGTCGTCGACGTACTGGAGCCAGCCGGGTTCCTCCACGACGACTTCGCCGACCGCCGAAATCTCGTGGCGCACCCCGAGTTCGTAGGCCGTCCCGTTCGCGGTGTCGACGAACTCGATGTGCCAGTCGGTGAGGCGGACGATCCCCTCGCCGTCCACGAGGAGCGTCGCGGTGAAGTTCTCGACGCGCGTGTCCTCGCCCTCGATGGTGCCGTTGCCGAGCAGGTTCTCGCCGCTCAACTGCTCGACGCCGCTGGTCTCGTAGCGCGTGACCGTGACGCCGTCGACCGTCTCGGTCCCGACGGCCTCGTAGCTGACATTCTCGCCGACGACGAGGGCGTCGGTCCCGATGGCCTCCGTGACGTTGACGGGGTCGAGGCCGAACAGGCTGTCGTCGTCGGGGTCGCTCACGCTGTACGACGCGTCCTCGGGCGAGGCGTCCTCGGAGAGCATCTGCTGCCGGTAGGTCGTCCCGTTGGCGGCCGTGTAGGTCACCGTCGTCCCGAAGAACGAGGAGCGCTCTATCGACCGGTTGGACTCGAAGTCGACCGAGAACTCGCTGGTGAGCGAGAACGTGCTGAACGGGTTCGTGGAGTCGTTCGAGGCGATGGTTATCGACCGGGTCGCGTTGAACGACCCCGCCTCACGGAGCCCCTCGGTGTGGCGCGCGCGGACGGCGTCGGGTGCGAGCGACGACAGGTCGGTCTCGGCGGGGGTAGCCGTCGCGGTCGAGTCGTTCGTCGCGGTCGCGTCCGTCGCGTTCGTATCCGTCGTTCGGTCGACTGCGGGCGTCTCCCCGGGGGTGGACGCGTCGCCCAGCAGACCGGAACAGCCGGCGGTCGTCACGAGGACCGCGAGCAAGACGACCGACAAGATGCGAGTGTGTGCCATATCCGATAGAAATTATCTATTCAGAGACTATCATTCTTGCTGTTATCACGCCAAACCATTTGACGGTCGCCCGCGTCTCCCGGTCATGACACGAACCGCGGTCATCGCCGGCGTCGGCCCGGGACTCGGGGAGTCGCTCGCCCGTCGCTTCGTCGAGGAGGGGTGTCGGGTGGGGTTGTTCGCCCGGTCGGCGGACTACCTGGAGGACCTCGCGGACGACCTCGGCGCGGACGCCCTCGCCGTCCCGACGGACCTCACCGACCCCGCCGAGGTCCGACGCGGGTTCGAGGCGGTCCGCGACGCCTTCGGCCCCGTCGACGTCCTCGTCAACCACGCGAGCGGTGCCCCGTGGAAGGGGACGATGGAGGTGTCCCCGGAGGCCTTCGAGGACGCCCTGCGGGTCGGGCCGATGGGTGCGCTCTACTGCTCGCAGGAGGCGGTCAGGGACATGCTGGACAACTACGCCGAGGAAACCTCGGCGAGCGACCAGAACGCGGGGCGTTCTGGTAGCGAGGGTGGGACGGTCGTCTTCACGGGCGCGACCACCTCCGTCCGGGGCCGTGGCGGTGCCGTCGCCTTCTCGGCGGCGAAGTTCGCCTGTCGGGGGATGGCCGAGTCGATGGCCCGCGAACTCGGCCCCGAGGGAATCCACGTCGCGCACGTCGTCATCGACGGCCAGATTCTCACCCCGAGTGCGCGCGAGTCGATGGGCGACCGCGAGGCGGACGCCTACCTCGACCCGGACGAGGTGGCAAGGCAGTACTGGAACCTCGTCGAACAGGACCGGACGGCGTGGACGCTGGAACTCGACCTCCGGCCGTCCGTCGAGGAGTTCTGACCCCTACAGCGACACCAGTTCGCCGCTCTTGTACACCGCCTCGACGTCCCTGAGCGCCCCGATGTCCGCCAGCGGGTCCGACTCAAGGGCGACGAGGTCGGCGAACCGTCCCTCCTCTACGATGCCGACGTCGTCGCCGGGGACGGTCCGGGCCGCGACGCCCGTTCCCGCCCGTATCGCGTCCATCTCGTCCACCCCCACCTCGGAGACGAGCAGTTCCGCCTCCAGCGCGTTCTCGCCGTGCGGGACGAGGGCTGGGCCGATGAAGTCCGTCCCGAGGGCGATAGGGACGCCCGCGTCGTAGGCCCGTTCGACCGACTCGAAGTGCGCCGCCTGCGCCTCGCGGGCCTTCCGCAGGCCCCACTCAGGCATGTCGTACTCGTCGCCGTACTCCACGATGCGATGCATGATGGCGAGCGTCGGGACGAAGGTGGCGTCCGTCTCCAGAAAGAGGGCGATGGCCTCGTCGTCCACGTAGAAGCCGTGTTCGATGGTGTCGACGCCGTTCTCCAGTGCGCTCTTGATGCCCGGAGCGCCCTGCGCGTGCGAGGCGACGGGGATGCCCACGCGGTGGGCCTCCTCGGTGAACGCCCGAATCTCGCGGTCCGTAAACTGGCTCTGGTCGGGGGCGTCCTTCTCCGAGAGGACGCCGCCGGTGGTCATTATCTTCAGACAGTCGACGCCCTGCCGGATGCGTCGCCGGGCCTCCTTGCGGCACTCGTCCTCGCCGTCGGCCAGCGTCGAGAGGAAGGTGCCGTTCTCCACCCACTCCAGCGGGAGGAAATGGGAGTCGCCGTGGCCCGCCGTCTGGGAGATGCTCCGCCCCGAGGTGTAGACCCGGGGGCCGGGCACCTCGCCCTCCTCGACGCCGCGCTTGAGCGCCAGTCCTGCCGTACTTCCCACGTCGCGGACGCTCGTGAAGCCCGCCGCGAGCAGTTTCCGGAGGTCGGCGGTGGCCCGCACTGCGAGCGTCGACTCGTCGGCGCGGACCCAGCGCATCGGGTCCATCGTCCGGATGCCCGAGAGGTGGACGTGGGCGTCGACGAGGCCCGGGATCACTACATCGTGTTCGTAGTGTTCGTCGTGGGCGTCGGTCGAATTGGGGTCGCCCACCTCGGCGATTCGCCCGTCCTCGTCGACGACGAGGCGGACGTCGTGGCGCGGTTCGTCGCTGGTCCCGTCGATGAGCGTGCCGCAGTCGAACGTGGTCACGTCACCCCCTGTGGGTGGTGGGGACATAGCTCTCGCGACCGGTGACCGGCGACCGCTCGGTTCCCGAGGAGGCGGTGACACCAACCGGCACTCGAACCTTTCTCCCCCTCACGCCCCTCGCGTCGAACGCATGACCCACACAGCCGAGGTCGTCTCCGTGGTCCAGTTGACCCCGACGGTCAAGCAGTTCCGCCTGCGCGTGCCGGGCCACGAGTTCGACTTCGACCCGGGCCAGCACACCACCGTCCAGTTCGACTTCGAGGGGCAGGGGCCGGAGGACACCGCCCGCGGGAACGACGACGCCGACCCGACCGGCGAACACGTCGTCCGCCCCTACACGGCGACGAACACGCCCGGGACCGACCAGATAACCCTCGCCATCAAGGCCTACGACGAGGGCCTCGCCTCGGCGTATATGCACCAGCGCCGACCGGGCGACGAGGTCGAACTCGGCGAGTTCGCGGGGAACCTCGCCGTCGAATCGTTCGAGGAGGACGTCGCCTTCGTCTCGACGGGGACGGGCATCACGCCCATGCTGGCGATGCTGAAGGCGTACCTCGAACGCGGCGAGGGCCACGTCCACTTCCTCTACGG
Proteins encoded:
- a CDS encoding SDR family NAD(P)-dependent oxidoreductase; translated protein: MTRTAVIAGVGPGLGESLARRFVEEGCRVGLFARSADYLEDLADDLGADALAVPTDLTDPAEVRRGFEAVRDAFGPVDVLVNHASGAPWKGTMEVSPEAFEDALRVGPMGALYCSQEAVRDMLDNYAEETSASDQNAGRSGSEGGTVVFTGATTSVRGRGGAVAFSAAKFACRGMAESMARELGPEGIHVAHVVIDGQILTPSARESMGDREADAYLDPDEVARQYWNLVEQDRTAWTLELDLRPSVEEF
- a CDS encoding metal-dependent hydrolase family protein gives rise to the protein MTTFDCGTLIDGTSDEPRHDVRLVVDEDGRIAEVGDPNSTDAHDEHYEHDVVIPGLVDAHVHLSGIRTMDPMRWVRADESTLAVRATADLRKLLAAGFTSVRDVGSTAGLALKRGVEEGEVPGPRVYTSGRSISQTAGHGDSHFLPLEWVENGTFLSTLADGEDECRKEARRRIRQGVDCLKIMTTGGVLSEKDAPDQSQFTDREIRAFTEEAHRVGIPVASHAQGAPGIKSALENGVDTIEHGFYVDDEAIALFLETDATFVPTLAIMHRIVEYGDEYDMPEWGLRKAREAQAAHFESVERAYDAGVPIALGTDFIGPALVPHGENALEAELLVSEVGVDEMDAIRAGTGVAARTVPGDDVGIVEEGRFADLVALESDPLADIGALRDVEAVYKSGELVSL
- a CDS encoding deoxyuridine 5'-triphosphate nucleotidohydrolase — protein: MFRSGAFVAEQCSPVSEDQVQPNGLDLTLDTVFEQVTPGRIGREGKDIGERRELAAEDDTFTLPSGGYVLRYAETVGIPAEHVGFIYPRSSLMRNSCMLNTAVWDAGYRGRGEGLLQVHHPVELEAGARVAQLVLARADHEGTYEGSYQGENVEE
- a CDS encoding ferredoxin--NADP reductase, translated to MTHTAEVVSVVQLTPTVKQFRLRVPGHEFDFDPGQHTTVQFDFEGQGPEDTARGNDDADPTGEHVVRPYTATNTPGTDQITLAIKAYDEGLASAYMHQRRPGDEVELGEFAGNLAVESFEEDVAFVSTGTGITPMLAMLKAYLERGEGHVHFLYGEKSEEHVIYRETLEQLASEHENLDLTVVLSESDHTWNGPTGHVQEHLSALFETFDDRDFYVCGVPEMVVETAKELSDLGAPDDRVHTEGWEDGAVEGE
- a CDS encoding DUF7537 family lipoprotein, translating into MAHTRILSVVLLAVLVTTAGCSGLLGDASTPGETPAVDRTTDTNATDATATNDSTATATPAETDLSSLAPDAVRARHTEGLREAGSFNATRSITIASNDSTNPFSTFSLTSEFSVDFESNRSIERSSFFGTTVTYTAANGTTYRQQMLSEDASPEDASYSVSDPDDDSLFGLDPVNVTEAIGTDALVVGENVSYEAVGTETVDGVTVTRYETSGVEQLSGENLLGNGTIEGEDTRVENFTATLLVDGEGIVRLTDWHIEFVDTANGTAYELGVRHEISAVGEVVVEEPGWLQYVDDSGPGYETPTNCSAPSAEGTIGQTPAGDGTYNVTFEAASVGQDTVVRLTYEGVGYENYIQRAAYFSDDVARTKGLEPGTVVEAVAENSCGGTVVLATHTVEAGADSSANASSTAY
- a CDS encoding aconitate hydratase — translated: MGQTLTEKILADHLVEGELETGEEIGIEIDQVLTQDTTGTLVWLQFEALGLDEVQTELAAQYCDHQTYQFDFKNTDDHRFLRSAAGTFGAHFSRPGNGICHNVHKENFAAPGKTLLGSDSHTPTPGGLGQLAIGSGGLDVAVAMGGGPYYIEMPEVVNVRLEGELPEWATAKDVILEMLRRLSVKGGVGKIFEYTGPGAESLSVPERTTITNMGTELGATSSLFGTDEKTKEYLAKQGREDEYVELSPDDDAEYADEITIDLADLEPLIAKPSMPDNVVPVREVAGQSVDQVIIGSCTNGGYEDILPGAKMLEGREINKKTEMIVAPGSKQASELLAREGWTAEMMAAGVNFSEATCGACIGIGHVPASDSVSLRTFNRNFEGRSGIEDDNVYLCSPEVATAAALKGEIVDPRDLADELGDLEAPGLELPEQYDGSKADLIAPDEAVDDDLVKGPNIGDVPLKDSLESDLEGPALLKMEDNITTDHIIPATQDILMYRSNIPKLSEFTLSRVDDTFAERALESDGGFLVAGENYGQGSSREHAALCPMYLGIQGVFAQSFARIHKANLFNFGLLPLVIDEETYERFEQGDDIEIVDDVSEAVESGQEEFTFRVNDDWEATGRLEASERERRILAAGGKLSLTRQQYDEEGGAAPADD